A DNA window from Leishmania donovani BPK282A1 complete genome, chromosome 25 contains the following coding sequences:
- a CDS encoding eukaryotic initiation factor 5a, putative, with translation MRSDHCRFFFLSVSGAYAQNACACGKSRQLRISC, from the coding sequence ATGCGAAGTGATCAttgccgtttttttttcctcagCGTAAGCGGTGCATATGCTCAAAATGCATGTGCTTGTGGAAAATCAAGGCAACTTCGCATCTCCTGTTGA
- a CDS encoding eukaryotic initiation factor 5a, putative — MSDEDHDFSHQGGGDNASKTYPLPAGALKKGGYVCINGRPCKVIDLSVSKTGKHGHAKVSIVATDIFTGNRLEDQAPSTHNVEVPFVKTFTYSVLDIQPNEDPSLPSHLSLMDDEGESREDLDMPPDVALATQIKEQFDSGKEVLVVVVSAMGTEQVLQTKNAAEK, encoded by the coding sequence ATGTCTGACGAGGACCATGACTTTTCGCAccagggaggcggcgacaaCGCGTCAAAGACGTATCCCTTGCCCGCTGGCGCCCTGAAGAAGGGTGGCTACGTGTGCATCAACGGCCGTCCGTGCAAGGTGATCGACCTGTCCGTGTCGAAGACCGGCAAGCACGGTCACGCTAAGGTGAGCATTGTTGCGACCGACATTTTCACTGGAAACCGCCTTGAGGATCAGGCCCCGTCCACGCACAATGTAGAGGTGCCGTTTGTGAAGACCTTCACATACAGCGTGTTGGATATCCAGCCCAACGAAGATCCCTCTCTTCCATCTCATTTGTCGCTGATGGACGATGAGGGCGAGAGCCGCGAGGATCTCGATATGCCCCCGGACGTGGCCCTGGCAACTCAAATCAAGGAGCAGTTCGACTCCGGCAAGGAGGTGCTAGTTGTGGTTGTGTCTGCAATGGGCACtgagcaggtgctgcagacgAAGAATGCTGCGGAGAAGTAG